Proteins encoded together in one Bacteroides ovatus window:
- the phoU gene encoding phosphate signaling complex protein PhoU, whose translation MVKFIESELILLKKEIDEMWTLVYNQLDRAGEAVLTLDKELAQQVMVRERRVNAFELKIDSDVEDIIALYNPVAIDLRFVLAMLKINTNLERLGDFAEGIARFVLRCKEPVLDAELLSRLRLAEMQAEVLSMLELAKRALNEESNDLAAGVFAKDNLLDEINADATGILSDYIIEHPEAVHTCVDLVSVFRKLERSGDHITNIAEEIVFFIDAKVLKHRGKTDENYPEK comes from the coding sequence ATGGTAAAGTTTATAGAATCGGAACTCATCCTATTGAAGAAGGAAATTGATGAAATGTGGACCTTGGTGTACAACCAGCTTGACCGTGCCGGAGAGGCTGTGTTGACCCTTGACAAGGAGCTGGCTCAACAGGTGATGGTTCGCGAGCGCAGGGTGAATGCTTTTGAATTGAAGATAGATAGTGATGTGGAAGATATTATCGCATTGTATAATCCGGTGGCGATTGATCTTCGTTTTGTGTTGGCTATGTTGAAGATTAACACAAATCTGGAACGTTTGGGTGACTTTGCGGAAGGGATCGCCCGTTTTGTACTTCGTTGCAAAGAACCGGTATTGGATGCGGAGCTGTTGTCTCGTCTTCGCCTGGCAGAGATGCAGGCAGAGGTGTTGTCGATGCTGGAACTGGCAAAACGTGCCTTGAATGAAGAGAGTAATGATTTGGCGGCAGGAGTGTTTGCTAAGGATAATTTGCTAGATGAAATCAATGCGGATGCAACAGGGATTCTTTCAGACTATATTATCGAACATCCGGAAGCTGTACATACTTGCGTAGATTTAGTCAGCGTGTTCCGTAAACTGGAACGTTCGGGAGATCATATTACCAACATTGCCGAAGAAATTGTTTTCTTCATTGACGCCAAAGTGTTAAAACATCGTGGCAAAACGGACGAAAACTACCCGGAAAAGTAA
- the pstC gene encoding phosphate ABC transporter permease subunit PstC, whose product MKKVFERIIEGMLTCSGFVTSITILLIVLFLFTEAFGLFKSKVIEEGYVLALNKSNKVSVLSPAQIKNVFDEEITNWKELGGEDLPIRVFRLEDITQYYTEEELGPAYEYAGDKITELVEKTPGIVAFVPQKFIVHPDAVHFIEDNTISVKDVFAGAEWFPTATPAAQFGFLPLITGTLWVSLFAILFALPFGLSVSIYISEVANPKVRNWLKPIIELLSGIPSVVYGFFGLIVIVPLIQKLCNLPVGESGLAGSFVLAIMALPTIITVTEDAMRNCPRAMREASLALGASQWQTIYKVVIPYSISGITSGVVLGIGRAIGETMAVLMVTGNAAVIPTTILEPLRTIPATIAAELGEAPAGGPHYQALFLLGVVLFFITLIINFSVEYISSKGLKRSK is encoded by the coding sequence ATGAAAAAGGTATTTGAAAGGATTATAGAAGGAATGTTGACTTGTAGCGGTTTCGTGACAAGTATTACTATTCTGCTGATTGTGCTCTTCCTTTTCACGGAAGCTTTCGGGCTGTTCAAGAGTAAGGTGATTGAAGAGGGATATGTGTTGGCGCTGAATAAGAGCAACAAAGTTAGTGTGTTGAGCCCTGCACAGATAAAAAATGTTTTTGATGAGGAGATCACAAACTGGAAGGAACTCGGCGGGGAAGATCTCCCTATCCGGGTTTTTCGTTTGGAGGATATAACGCAGTATTATACGGAAGAGGAGCTGGGACCTGCTTATGAATATGCAGGCGACAAGATTACGGAACTGGTAGAGAAAACACCGGGTATCGTAGCTTTTGTTCCGCAGAAGTTTATTGTTCATCCGGACGCGGTGCATTTCATAGAGGATAACACCATTTCCGTGAAAGATGTATTTGCGGGTGCCGAATGGTTTCCTACGGCCACTCCGGCAGCTCAATTCGGCTTCCTGCCGTTGATTACCGGTACGTTGTGGGTGAGTCTGTTCGCCATTCTTTTTGCTTTGCCGTTCGGGCTTTCGGTTTCTATCTATATATCTGAAGTGGCAAACCCGAAAGTGCGGAACTGGCTGAAACCGATTATCGAACTGCTGAGCGGTATTCCTTCCGTGGTCTATGGCTTTTTCGGGTTGATTGTCATCGTTCCGTTGATTCAGAAGTTGTGTAATCTTCCGGTGGGAGAGAGCGGCCTGGCAGGGAGTTTCGTACTGGCCATTATGGCATTGCCTACCATCATAACGGTGACGGAAGATGCGATGCGTAACTGTCCGCGTGCAATGCGGGAAGCGAGTCTGGCGTTGGGGGCTTCTCAATGGCAGACTATATATAAGGTCGTAATTCCTTATTCTATTTCGGGTATTACATCCGGCGTGGTACTTGGCATCGGACGTGCTATCGGGGAGACGATGGCGGTATTGATGGTGACCGGTAATGCGGCTGTGATTCCGACAACTATTCTTGAGCCTTTACGTACCATTCCGGCTACGATTGCCGCCGAACTGGGAGAGGCTCCTGCAGGTGGTCCGCACTATCAGGCATTGTTCCTGTTGGGTGTCGTACTGTTCTTCATTACATTGATTATCAACTTTAGTGTGGAATATATTTCTTCTAAAGGATTAAAACGTAGTAAATAA
- the pstA gene encoding phosphate ABC transporter permease PstA: MEIRSNNKAKHRSQKFAFGIFRLLSLCIVLILFAILGFIIYKGIGAISWDFITSAPTDGMTGGGIWPAIVGTFYLMVGSALFAFPIGVMSGIYMNEYAPKGRSVRFIRVMTNNLSGIPSIVFGLFGMALFVNYMGFGDSILAGSLTLGLLCVPLVIRTTEEALKAIPDSMREGSRALGATKLQTIWHVILPMGMPNIITGLILALGRVSGETAPILFTCAAYFLPQLPTGILDQCMALPYHLYVISTSGTDMEAQLPLAYGTALVLIMIILLVNLLANALRKYFEKRVKTN; encoded by the coding sequence ATGGAAATACGGAGTAATAATAAAGCTAAACACCGTTCGCAGAAATTTGCTTTCGGGATTTTCCGGTTGTTGAGTCTTTGCATTGTATTGATATTGTTTGCGATTCTGGGATTTATCATCTATAAGGGAATCGGTGCTATCAGTTGGGATTTTATCACTTCGGCTCCTACGGACGGAATGACAGGTGGCGGTATCTGGCCGGCTATTGTCGGTACCTTCTACCTGATGGTGGGAAGTGCACTATTTGCATTTCCGATAGGGGTGATGAGTGGAATTTATATGAATGAGTATGCGCCGAAAGGCAGGTCGGTACGCTTTATCCGGGTGATGACCAATAACTTGAGCGGTATTCCTTCCATCGTATTCGGATTGTTCGGTATGGCGCTGTTTGTCAATTATATGGGGTTTGGTGATAGTATTCTGGCAGGTTCTTTGACATTAGGTTTGCTTTGCGTACCTTTGGTCATCCGGACAACGGAGGAAGCCTTGAAAGCCATTCCCGACAGTATGCGTGAAGGTAGCAGGGCATTGGGAGCGACGAAGTTGCAGACGATATGGCATGTTATTTTGCCGATGGGTATGCCAAACATTATCACTGGGTTGATTCTCGCCTTGGGGCGTGTTTCGGGAGAGACGGCGCCGATTCTGTTTACTTGTGCCGCATACTTCCTGCCGCAACTTCCTACCGGCATTTTGGATCAGTGTATGGCCTTGCCTTACCATTTGTATGTGATTTCCACCAGTGGAACGGATATGGAGGCACAACTGCCGCTGGCTTATGGCACGGCATTGGTATTGATTATGATTATCCTGTTGGTGAATCTGCTGGCTAATGCCTTGAGAAAGTATTTTGAGAAAAGAGTAAAAACGAACTAA
- the pstB gene encoding phosphate ABC transporter ATP-binding protein PstB: protein MDTVKIDARDVNFWYGDFHALKGISMQIEEKSVVAFIGPSGCGKSTFLRLFNRMNDLIPATRLEGEIRIDGHNIYAKGVEVDELRKNVGMVFQRPNPFPKSIFENVAYGLRVNGIKDNAFIRQRVEETLKGAALWDEVKDKLKESAYALSGGQQQRLCIARAMAVSPSVLLMDEPASALDPISTAKVEELIHELKKDYTIVIVTHNMQQAARVSDKTAFFYMGEMVEFDQTKKIFTNPEKEATQNYITGRFG, encoded by the coding sequence ATGGATACAGTGAAAATAGATGCGCGTGATGTGAACTTCTGGTATGGGGACTTTCATGCATTGAAGGGCATCAGCATGCAGATTGAGGAAAAATCGGTTGTTGCTTTTATCGGACCGTCCGGTTGTGGCAAATCTACTTTCCTCCGGCTTTTCAACCGGATGAATGATTTGATTCCTGCTACCCGTCTGGAGGGAGAAATCCGTATCGACGGACATAATATCTATGCGAAAGGCGTGGAAGTGGACGAACTCCGCAAGAATGTGGGAATGGTGTTCCAGCGTCCCAATCCTTTCCCGAAAAGCATATTCGAGAATGTGGCTTACGGACTTCGTGTGAACGGAATAAAAGATAATGCTTTCATTCGCCAGCGTGTGGAGGAAACATTGAAAGGAGCGGCTCTTTGGGATGAGGTGAAAGATAAGTTGAAGGAATCGGCTTATGCACTGTCCGGCGGACAGCAGCAGCGTCTTTGTATCGCCCGTGCGATGGCTGTCTCTCCTTCGGTATTGCTGATGGATGAACCTGCGTCTGCGCTCGATCCTATTTCTACGGCGAAAGTGGAGGAGTTGATTCATGAACTGAAGAAGGATTATACGATTGTAATCGTTACGCATAATATGCAGCAGGCGGCCCGTGTCAGTGATAAGACGGCGTTTTTCTATATGGGAGAAATGGTGGAGTTCGATCAGACGAAAAAGATATTCACCAATCCGGAGAAAGAGGCTACCCAGAATTACATAACGGGACGTTTTGGGTAA
- a CDS encoding riboflavin synthase, translated as MFSGIVEEYAILVALVKDQENIHFTFKCSFVNELKIDQSISHNGVCLTVVTLTDDTYTVTAMKETLERSNLGLLKVGDKVNVERSMMMNGRLDGHIVQGHVDQTATCIDIKDAEGSWYFTFRYAFDKEMAKRGYITVDKGSVTVNGVSLTVCNPTDDTFQVAIIPYTYEHTNFHTFEIGSVVNIEFDIIGKYISRMIQYK; from the coding sequence ATGTTTTCTGGAATCGTAGAAGAATATGCTATTTTGGTAGCACTGGTGAAAGACCAGGAGAATATACACTTTACATTTAAGTGTTCGTTTGTGAATGAGTTGAAAATCGACCAGAGTATTTCTCACAATGGTGTATGCCTGACGGTAGTGACTCTGACGGATGATACGTATACGGTGACTGCCATGAAAGAAACGTTGGAGCGTTCTAACCTCGGTTTGTTGAAAGTGGGGGATAAGGTGAACGTTGAACGTAGCATGATGATGAACGGTCGGTTGGACGGACATATCGTTCAGGGACATGTGGATCAGACTGCTACTTGTATCGATATTAAGGATGCGGAAGGCAGCTGGTATTTTACATTCCGATATGCGTTTGACAAGGAGATGGCGAAACGCGGATATATCACCGTGGATAAAGGTTCGGTGACTGTGAACGGTGTTAGCCTGACGGTATGTAATCCGACGGATGATACTTTCCAGGTGGCTATCATTCCTTATACATACGAGCATACGAACTTCCATACGTTTGAGATTGGCAGTGTGGTAAATATCGAATTCGATATTATCGGCAAGTATATCAGCCGGATGATTCAATATAAATAA
- a CDS encoding PstS family phosphate ABC transporter substrate-binding protein, whose product MKVRRNLLIALSLLSLGANAQRIKGSDTVLPVAQQTAERFMNQHPDARVTVTGGGTGVGISALMDNTTDIAMASRPIKFSEKMKIKAAGEEVNEVIVAYDALAVVVHPSNPVKQLTRQQLEDIFRGKITNWKQVGGDNRKIVVYSRETSSGTYEFFKESVLKNKNYMASSLSMPATGAIIQSVSQTKGAIGYVGLAYVSPRVKTLSVSYDGSHYATPTVENATNKTYPIVRPLYYYYNVKNKEQVNPLIQFILSSDGQDIIKKSGYIPVK is encoded by the coding sequence ATGAAAGTGAGAAGAAACTTATTAATCGCCCTTTCCTTACTCTCGCTCGGTGCCAACGCACAACGTATAAAAGGTAGCGACACGGTACTGCCTGTCGCACAACAGACAGCAGAGCGGTTTATGAACCAGCATCCGGATGCCCGTGTCACTGTAACCGGTGGCGGAACCGGTGTGGGTATCTCCGCTTTAATGGATAATACAACGGACATTGCAATGGCTTCCCGCCCGATCAAGTTCAGCGAGAAGATGAAAATTAAAGCGGCAGGAGAAGAAGTAAACGAAGTGATTGTTGCCTACGACGCCCTCGCCGTGGTGGTGCATCCCTCTAATCCGGTGAAACAGCTGACCCGCCAACAACTGGAGGATATTTTCCGGGGGAAGATAACCAACTGGAAACAGGTAGGCGGAGACAACCGAAAAATAGTAGTCTACTCGCGTGAAACATCGTCCGGTACTTACGAATTTTTCAAAGAGAGCGTACTGAAAAATAAAAACTACATGGCAAGCAGCCTTTCCATGCCGGCAACAGGTGCTATTATCCAGTCTGTCAGCCAGACCAAAGGAGCCATCGGATATGTAGGACTGGCCTACGTGTCTCCCCGTGTCAAAACGCTTTCCGTGTCTTATGACGGAAGCCACTACGCCACCCCTACGGTAGAGAATGCCACCAACAAAACCTACCCTATCGTCCGGCCGCTTTACTACTATTACAATGTAAAAAATAAGGAACAAGTTAACCCCCTGATTCAGTTTATTCTTTCATCCGACGGACAGGACATTATAAAAAAGAGCGGTTATATTCCGGTTAAATAA